The following coding sequences lie in one Flavobacterium sediminis genomic window:
- a CDS encoding MATE family efflux transporter → MAVSVIGLVLFLVSFYFVKEEITAFQIGSLRSSFKELKGTLSYGLMSLFSAIISPLIYLFIRSLVINWDSLDAAGYYEAMNKISALYMMFISSMITLYYLPEFSKDTNQIKPLTKNYLTKIIPLFALALSVLYLLRMYFIPLFLSKEFLPVSQLFFWQMLGDIFKAASLILGIQFYARKLVKPYFIFEIISFATMISLSWFLISYAKVEGAVMAYCGTYFVYFVMLWMYFNGLWRKQTE, encoded by the coding sequence TTGGCCGTTTCAGTCATAGGGCTTGTTTTGTTTTTGGTTTCTTTTTATTTTGTAAAGGAAGAAATCACAGCTTTTCAGATCGGGAGTTTAAGAAGTAGCTTTAAAGAGCTGAAAGGAACCTTGTCGTATGGACTAATGAGTTTGTTCTCAGCAATAATTTCGCCTCTTATTTATTTGTTTATCAGAAGTCTGGTTATCAATTGGGACAGTCTGGATGCGGCTGGATATTACGAGGCAATGAACAAGATTTCGGCCCTGTATATGATGTTTATTTCTTCCATGATAACCTTATATTATTTGCCGGAATTTTCAAAAGATACAAATCAGATAAAGCCTTTAACTAAAAATTACCTGACTAAGATCATTCCGCTTTTTGCTTTGGCACTGAGTGTTTTATACTTGTTGCGAATGTATTTTATTCCGTTGTTTTTAAGCAAGGAATTTTTACCGGTTTCCCAATTGTTCTTTTGGCAAATGCTGGGCGATATTTTTAAGGCAGCTTCTTTAATACTGGGAATACAGTTTTACGCCAGAAAGTTAGTGAAGCCTTATTTTATATTTGAAATTATTTCTTTTGCAACGATGATCTCTTTGAGTTGGTTTTTGATTTCGTATGCTAAAGTAGAAGGAGCCGTTATGGCTTATTGCGGGACCTATTTTGTGTATTTTGTAATGTTATGGATGTACTTTAACGGTTTATGGAGAAAACAAACAGAATAG
- a CDS encoding glycosyltransferase, which produces MEKTNRIGILIPCFNEVERFKMLNWSKQFETYRDVDFLFINDGSSDQTQNVLDTFSKEFENVFCLSLLKNSGKAEAIRQGIFQFNIIQYDYVAYLDADLATPVSELIRISQFLLQNDNLALVMGARIKLTGNQVRRSLVRHYFGRVFATIVSQVILKFPIYDTQCGAKVIRSDLAYRLFKDPFITKWLFDVELLLRFKRSDREFELKIKEIPLEIWEEKGGSKIRKREFFQFPLQLLKIYFNYV; this is translated from the coding sequence ATGGAGAAAACAAACAGAATAGGCATATTGATCCCTTGTTTTAATGAAGTTGAGCGTTTTAAAATGCTCAACTGGAGCAAGCAATTTGAAACCTATCGGGATGTCGATTTTCTGTTTATAAATGACGGAAGCTCAGATCAGACTCAGAATGTATTGGATACTTTTAGCAAGGAGTTTGAAAATGTTTTTTGCCTGAGCCTGTTAAAAAATTCGGGAAAGGCTGAGGCTATCCGGCAGGGAATTTTTCAGTTTAACATTATTCAATATGATTATGTAGCGTATTTAGATGCTGATCTGGCAACTCCGGTTTCTGAATTGATTCGTATCTCTCAGTTTTTACTGCAAAACGATAATTTGGCTCTGGTAATGGGAGCAAGAATAAAACTGACCGGAAATCAGGTAAGAAGATCGTTGGTACGCCATTATTTCGGACGTGTATTTGCAACTATCGTGAGTCAGGTTATTCTAAAATTTCCCATCTACGATACGCAATGCGGGGCTAAAGTCATACGTTCTGATTTGGCATACCGATTATTTAAAGATCCTTTTATAACCAAATGGCTTTTTGATGTTGAATTGCTTTTGCGGTTTAAAAGGTCAGATCGTGAGTTTGAGTTAAAAATTAAAGAGATCCCGTTGGAAATATGGGAAGAAAAAGGAGGTTCAAAAATAAGAAAAAGAGAATTTTTTCAGTTTCCTTTGCAACTTTTAAAAATATATTTCAACTATGTTTAA